TTGCCATGACCAGGATGCTTGCGCACCGCCTCCGACACCGTGGAGGAGAGCATCAGCGGCAGCAGCATGAGGAGGAgcgccgccgtggcggccggcgtcgtcgtcgtcgcgttGCTCTTgtgcccggccgccgccattgtCGGTAGCAGCTGGCTTAGCCTGAGCTTCTTTCGATCGATCGATGCTTCTTGGATGAGTTGTGCAAACTCTGCTCAAGGGGGGCGGTTATATATAGTGTCCAGTCGCTGTCTCGATTTGATTACTGCTTGAAATTGAGTGGGTTAGTTTGGCAAGCGCGATGCTTAACTTTAGCATGGATCGATTATTGCGTCGGCTAAACTAGGAGGTGATTTAATGTTTGGTTTGAGCGAGAGATGCTAAAACTAGCAGTGTCTAGCAGGACGATCGATTATTTTGGAATGAATTTTAGTGCTCGTTATTTATAGTTTCCCTTTGTTTCTCCTTTGTTTAGTTTTTTCTAATATTCGAAACATAACTTCAGGTCTTCAGCTAGTACTGTTTACTACATCTTATAACTTGATATCAATATGTGTTATTCTCCCTTGCTGCAAATATATAAGTTGTTTCATATTTCCATCAGCCAAATCCTTTTGCCTTTGACCACCGATATATATAAAAGTGTTACATAGATTGACAGTGCAAGGCTAATGTTGGTAATAGGTTGACCGTGAAAAAGGTTTTTAATAAGAAATCCCACATACTTTTTTCAAGAATTGCATGTCCAAGTTGTACCCTGTAAACAATTGCGTGTCATTGTTGAACATACTTGTGATATCACAACCATTCACATCCAAAATTTATACAGACCAATATATATAGGTATGATTTGAGATCTGACTTTCCGACCAATATGTTCGAAATTGTACCACTAACATTTTACAAAGGTCTGCAACAAGTACGTTCAAAATTACAAAGATTGGCTATACGAAACTTACATTACCAATGCCTTTAAAAATGAGTTATGATTTTGCAACTCTCGCTAATCACAAATTGGTCTCAAACATTTatcaaagaataaataaaaaagaataggTATGATATCACTAAGAAACAATCATCCAGCTTAGTTTAATTTACAAGATCAAATGGATGCAATTAGCTTAATTTTTATAGCTCGTTCAAGGATATAATTTATTTAGTAAAATACGTCAGGgtccttgaattttttttcctgaattCTCACATAAAGGAAACTAAGTGGTTCACTCTAAAGACAATGGTCAGATGCACGTTCTTCTAATTTGTTTCCCGCGAACGTATTCGGAAGCACTCCATGTTttcagctccactccaaaacCTTAAGCAAAACTCCCTGGTTCCACCAACTCCAATTCCAGAAACAACAACATAGACCAGGCTTGATCCGAATTCTGAGCATTGCTGGGCCGGTCGTGAAAATGTTTACGGCCGGCCCTTCCTGGCTTGTGATCTGTGGCCCAAAAAGGAAATGGAAGCAAGACGGGCCCACATACATGGCAGCTAATCTGGTCCGAGGACGTCATATGTTGGGCCATTCCCACGTTAAAGGTCCAACAATGAAAATCAATCACACGCTGGCATCAACTTTCAGACTTGAAGAGCAACTGATGGACAAAACAGCAATCACAATTCTTTTGCGCGCTTGAATGCATGCTTACAACATACCGCTATGCCAAGGACAGTTTTCACACAGTGATAACCACAAGGATAAACCTTAAGAAACTCTTATTATTCCTCAAAACATTCAGTCACCCTACGGCTTAATTGCCCGGCGCCGACGGCCAGTAGGTCTGCGGTGGCGGCGTATCCGGGTAGCGCCCGCCAGGGCGCCCGGAGGGCACTTGGATAATGTACGGCGACGGAGCCGCCGGCGTCGTCACTcgcagaggcggcggcgatgtgtCTCCTTTCTTCTGCGGCGGGGGAGAGTCAGGGAAGGGATAGATGACGGCGCTTCTTCCACCTAACTGGCGCgccaccgacgccgccgtcgaggacagcatcaggaggaggaggagtgccGCGGCGGCGTGTGTTGCGGAGCTCTTGTGCGTAGCCATTGTTGGAGCTCGCTGCCCGTGGCTGAGCTTCTATGGATCTGATCGGTGCGGTGCTCGGTTGTGTAACAACTTGTGTTGCATGGAGCTGCGGCTATATATAGCATAGTGGTCGCTTGTCAGATGGCTCGAAGTGGAGTGCGGCGGTTGCTGCGGTCTAAAAATAAACCGCGCCACCTTACAAAAGCAAAGGCTTGATCGCTCAGCTTACTAATaggcatgcaaaaaaaaaagtttgtccTGATCATTTTGGATAGACCTAAAATCTTGAAAAATAAACTAGAATAAAATTTTATATAATTAATCAGCCGAATTAGAAAAATACTATCTGGGATCCACTCGCACCACTAGCTAGCTGCCGATCAAAATTAAGTTTTGCCACGGGACAAAGGATAAATCTGTACGAAACAAAGATCTTGCTATATGTTCCAAGATGAAAACATGAACGATTTTGCTACATATGTATATACTTATTCGTCAGATAAAAACGTTTTCTCTCAGCACTGATGGCTAGTAGACATGCGGGGGCGACACGCCCACGCCGGGCTGCCCGGAGGGCACGTGAATAATATTGGGCGCCTCGGCCACCGGGGTCGGGGTCGGAGGATGGTTTGGCGGCGGCAGGTAGACGATTATGGGATCGTGGGGGAAGGGAGGGGTCCTTCCGACCGGCCGGCGTGCCGTCatcgccggggtcggggccgGAGGCTGGGTCGGTGGCATGGGGTAGACGATTATGGGATCGTGGGGGAAGGGAGGGGTCCTTCCAGCCGgaacgcgcgccgccgccgccgtggtggaggaggagagcatcagcagcagcgggagcagcaggaggagcgctgccgcgccggcggaAGTTGTGGCGGCGTTCTTCTTGTGCGCTGCCATTGCCTGAGCTGCCTCTGGGTGCTTCTTGGACGTGTTGTTTGCGAGCTAGCTGCGTGCATGGGGTGTTTTATAGTGCGGACACTGAGATCCAAACGTGCCTGAAGGATTTCCACCATTTACTGCTATGCGATAATGCCATGATGACTGTATTGCAGTGCATAATTGAGCAAGGATTTGTGTCGGCTAAATACATAGGGGAATCATCTTCGTGCCTGCATTAAGAGGGCGGGCCGGAAATGATGAATTATGAGCGCTTCCACTCCCGGCCCGGCCCGCTCCGACATGTTTATGGCCTTTCTGGGCTTGAGGCATGAGGCCCGACAGCAAATGGAGGGAGAAAGGCTGGCGAAGAAGAGATTAGCAAAAACAACGCATAGGCCGATACCCTTCCACCTCTTTCTGGATCCCTCAGCTACAGTTGAGAGAGGGCAATAAGGCGGCGCAGATTCGGTGCCGATCTCCTTCGTCCCCCCTCCACTCCGGCGGCCGGATCGGCTCCGAAGAGGATGGGGAACGGGGATTGAGGTGGCCGTCATGCCTAGTATAGGTAGTTTAGGTCCAGGCGGTGTTCGTAGGGTGGAGGCAGCACTGCGATCATGGAATAAGCGTCTCCCGCTCCTTCTCCACCTCGTTGGTGCGTGTTCCGGTGCCAGCGAAGAGCTGTTGAGGTGTGAGGTGTGAGCTCATCAGATCTGGAGACCTAGTGGCTGCTCCAGATCTCGTTGGGTTCTCTTCTTGTCCCTCCCTTGTCTCCGTCGACATTGGCGATGTAGGTCTTTCTGGTGGGAGTCTTGGGAACTATGTCTACCAATGCGACGTCGGGTTGGCTTTTGGTTCCCACCTATTCAGGTGGTTTAGTTCCCCTTCAGGTTGTGTTGTCATCTGGTGAGCCGGGGTTGCTGGTGGTTCTTGAGGCGCCAGATCCCTTGTCTCTCGGCGATGTGATGGCTGGTGGCCATCTTGTTCGGCTAGAACGTTCAGCGGTTATAGAGCATGTCGGTGTGTTTGATGTGTTGTTCTTAGTGGCAATGAAAAATTGTGATGTTACTTCGTCGGGAAGGAGGTCGGCTTCAAGTTCCAAACTCGGTGTGTCTCCTCTCCAACCTTTAGTGTGACGGGAGCGCGTCGTGTGCCTACTCCGACTGCCGGCGGCAAGGACAACCGGAGGATCTTGCAAGGACTTAGctgtattttttcttttcttcaaggGTGTCTTTGTAAGAACTGTAATGTAAGCATTAAGAAATATACGTGAAATATAAATCCGGTTTCAAAAAAACAACGCATTGACGTCTAAACAATGAGATATAACACTGATGGCTGATGCATAATTCTCCTGTTCAAATGAAATCCAAGTGCTGTGAAAGTTCAAAACATAACAACGTGAGTACCTGATAATTCACATCATGAACTCATGAATTCCATCAGGAACAATTGTTTATTGCCAAGTTCGATCCAGTTATCCAAAagatcaaaacaaaacccaaacaaaacaaaaggatcatgctATTACAAAGTACGATTAGCACGATGAAGGCTCAACGCATGACAATGGCGGCACACACATCAAAATCGCCACACACGCAAGCTCATCAGATTTATGTCGATCAAGTACGTGTCACCTAGGAGCTACCAGTCCGCGCGCTGTCAGCAGCGCTGGGACTCAAGCGCTCGCTGTCactggcggagcggcggcggcggcggggggtcgCTGGTCATGGAGTTTGGTCCATTAGGAACCTTCCTCAGAACCGAGAAGTCGTCGGTGCTTGTGGCTGCCGCCGGCGTAGGCGGCGGATTGCTGGTCATGGGGTTAGGTCCAGTGGGTACCTTCCTCAGCACCGGGAAGTCGACGATGGAGCTCGTGGCCagtgccggcggtggcgggggatcACTGGTCTCGCGGTTCGGTCCAGTGGGAACCTTCCGCAGCACCGGGAAGTCGACGTCGGAGCTCGTGGCCaccactggcggcggcggcgggtcgctgGTCTCATTGTTGGGTCCAGTGGGAACCTTCCGCAGCACCGGGAAGTCAACGTCGGAGCTCGTGGCcaccgctggcggcggcggcgggtcgctgGTCTCATTGTTCGGTCCAGTGGGAACCTTCCGCAGCACCGGGAACTCCTccgtgctcggcggcggcggcggcgagcggcgcgcgGCTGAAGCGGTGGAAGTGAGCATCAACATCACCAGCGGCAGGAGGAGCAGGGGCAGCAACGCCACGGCGGCGTTCTTTTGCCCGGCCATGGCTTGCTACTGGaagttctttcttttttttttgaaacgtacTACTGGAAGCTCTTGTGCTTGTGGGTGTCGTAGCAACGCTCCACGGTGCACGTATTTATAGGGGTCTCTGGCACTGCGAAGCTTGTAAAAATGGCAGGTTGATAATTTGTTCAACGCTGAAACGATTACCTGGCAGTAAATTCAGTATACCGGTGCGAGAAATTTGGCACGGTTACCTAATTTAATTACCACCAATTAATCCTCTCAATCGGTCTCGCTGAATTTTCTCCTCTGGGCCCGGTTTTGCTTTCCATTCTCCTGGCCGTGCTGCATGCGCCAAATCAATTCAAACCAAACCAGAATTAGGAATGATTTCGTTTCTACTCTCAGCCTGGTGGCATTTGGGACATCGTGGATCTACTACACCTTCGTTGGGCCTTCACCGGAATGAGGAATGCAGGCCCAATATAAATGAGACAGGGAAGGGGGAAAACATTTGACTGTATATATCAAAATGATCATAGTGTCCAAAATGAACAGGACACTGGAAATATTCGATTATCATAAAAATTGAGACGTTGAAGCTCACTCATGCTGGTATTGATCGGGAATCTAAAAGTCATGTGTCATGAAAATCTCCGAACCATAGCGCCATGACAGAGTGTGATGTACTGGGCTTGGGACAATTACTTGGACTATGAGGGCGCATCTTGTGGGTGAAGACTTCTGCAACTGTTCTTCGGTTCCCTTGTGCGATCTACCGATTTTATCTGCAGAATGAGACCCGACCCAGCAATACTGGCAAAACAAAGGTCAGATTCCCGTGGTCAAGCTAAATTTCAGTGCAAATTGAACATGGATTATGCTATCGAGGATAAGTAAAGATTTTAGTTTAGGTTTATAATAGCATGACTGTGTCTGTGTGTATAGGGGAGACGACGTGAGCGGGGCGAGCAGCTTGTGCGTGGAAGGGTCGAAAATAATCCGAACGATATAAAACTGAAAATATGTTAGGAAAAGTCCCCAAAACCTTCATCCAAAGAACAGAACTTGGAGTCACTTTGacatctatatttttttttataaaaaaacagCTCCCAGAAGCTCTGCCCTAGATATCAGAGCAGAAAAACTCAGCCAGCACACATACCCTGTGAAGAAGTGGATCTCTAAGGCAAGCAGTCAGTGATGGCGTACATACAATTTTCCTTCAATTTAGGATATATGTCGACTCTCCCATCAATAATGTTTCTAGCTTTGCCGTATTTTGCTACAGCCAGTCATTAACAAAGTAAATAGGCAAATGGGAGACCACATGCAccaaaaaaattaattagaaactgCAAGCTTGCCCTTTTATTCCTTCAGCTCCACAATACAGCTTTCAAATTTGCTGAAACCACTttccgggaaaaaaaaacattgctgAAACGAAAAAGAAAACACCAAACACAAAGTATTGACGGATTATTACACTGAATCAGAGCATTCCGTTATAGCTGCAAGTAGTCTTGGCATCGGGGGCATATTGAGCTCCTGAAGGCCCTCAAGAGCACGGACTACTTCACCCATTGTCGGCCGATCACATTCATTGTCTTGGATGCACCAAAATGCAACTTTGCAAACCCTTTCAGCCTCTTCCAAGTCGAAGTCACCATGTAACTGTGGATCCACCAAACTCTGCAGGTCTCCCTCATGAAGCTTGCTGATGGCTTGCACGGGAAAATAAGCAGCATCATAACTGCTCTTACTATTTACTTCCAGTGCGTTCCTCTTTTCAGATATGATTTCCAATAGTACCATACCAAAGCTATAAACATCAACTTTCGGTGTTATAGCAACTCCGCTAAGCCACTCTGGGGCAAGATACCCTACAGTTCCTCTGAATGTAGTTAGAACTCGGCTAAATTCCCTTCCTACAAATGCTGCCATCCCAAAGTCTGCAATTTTAGGAGCAAATGACGCATCGAGAAGTATGTTTTCTGGCTTAATATCACAATGTATGATGCATTCACGGCAACTCTGATGCAAATAGCATAATCCTCTAGCAACTCCTATGGCTATTTGATACCTTGTGCTCCAATTTAGGATGATAGCATCGCTCTTAAATAAATGGGCATCAAGAGACCCATTTGGCATGTGCTCATAAACAAGTAGCCTCTTATCACCTTCGCAGCAGAAACCAATCAATTTCACTAGGTTTATATGTTGAATCAACCCGATTGAGCTCACCTCGGCTCTGAATTGCTTCTCTCCCTGACGGGCACCATCAAGCCTTTTCACTGCAATAGTAGTTGACTCACTTAACACTCCCTTGAACACAGAACCAAAACCACCACCTCCTAGCCTTTCTGAGAAATTTTTAGTAGCATGGACTAAATCAGTATATCTAAAGGCTATAATTCCACCGCTACCTGGAATGTCGTGTAACGATGCATTGAACCTCTTGAATCTGTTCCTCCAAACCAACAATAACAGCATAAGCATTAGTAACCCAAAACTAACAATGCTTGCAGCAATAATAACTCTtggttttcttttgttgttcttGCTCAAACTTTGAAAATCGGTTGCGGCCAGGCGAAGGTAAAGAACATCTTGAGAAAAAATACCAATCCCATCGTCCATATTTACATTGAGCAATTCCCCGTGCCAGACAGAGCATTTACTATTGTCATATGAATAAGCGGTGCAGGAGCAGTCATTGAGACAAGCTTCTTCACAATTGCTTTGCGTGGTAGCGTCTTCTATACTCCGAGGATTACCAGGCAATGTAACTTTAGGTATAGGATGGAACACATCTGATGAACTTGTCTGGCTTTTGTTGCTAGTTATGCAATGTAAGGGAGTATTTCTAGAACACCCTCCTCTTCGATCACCAAGCTCCCAATCCAGTGGCGATTTCTGAGAGAAGGTCTCCATACAGTCACAGAATAATGGGCGTGAATTGCCGTTGCAGACCGTGAAAGGTCCGCAGACAGCCGGTGCTATGCAGAAATCAGAAGGCTGGGCGTATACAGTTTCCCAAGTTTCTTTGGCTTGCGACCAAACATTTAACTTAAGCTGACCGGAGATGTCTATTGGGACGAATACGGAAGCTGATTCATTCGTTATGGTGTATGAGAAGTACACCTCTTCATCGTTATCTTGATATGTGGGTTTAAGACCCTTGGTCCGTGGATCCGAGTCCATCAACCCATCGAGTGCTAGTCCTCCAGATGTCCAAGACCAGTACACTACAGAGGGGGAGCTGCGACTTGCAAGGCGCTGCGCCCCATCAATGCTTAGTTCAATGGAGTATGAGCCAAAACCTGGATCAATTAGGCTCTTCTTTGAGACGAACGACCAGTTGAAACCGGTGACCTTGTTACGGCCAATCTTTGCGGTAGGAAGCCCGACATCCGTTGGGTAGTCAAAGCTCTGCCACAACGGTTCTCCACTAGATGGGGTTTTTTGCACGAGGGCAAAGTTCCCGGTGTTGTTGAGAACAGCACTGATACTAGTATCTGTGCTATTGGCAACTTCAGTGAACCATAGTCTGGATTCAGTGCTGGTGTTTTTGTTTAAGGCAAAGATGATGAGGTTGCCATCTCCTGAGATCCTGAGCTGCGTTGTGTTGAGGTCGGACTCAGCGATTGGCTTGTCCCGGTTAGCGACCCAGACGGTGGTGCAAACCGGGATCTTGTTGAACCATATGCCAAGGTACCAACCGGGGGAGGAGACGGCATTACCGGCTACGCTGTGACGGAGCTGGAAGAAGCCGAGCGCGAACTTGCCGTTCCTTGAGACGAGCTTGTCGCCGATGGCGAGCGCCTTGCCTGCCGCGAGCGTGTCGCCAATTGCAGTTGCGTTGGAGCATGGAGCAGCGGTGTGCAGCGAAGAGAAGAGGATGAGCCCGGCCAGTGCTACCACGTAGAGGGGAGGCATGGTGTTTGGGAACCGCCCCACAACGCACCCAGAACGAAGCTGGCAGAAACCTCTTCTCTGGACCGACACTAACCTCTTCACTTTACCCTTTTACGAAGCTAACAGTTAACCGAAGCTAACTAGTACGAAGATGCCCATTCTGTGATTTTGCAGACGAAGGTTCCCGAAGTCGAAGCCCTCAGAGTTCCATAAACGAAACCCGAGGTTAGCTGACTTCGACCGAAGAAGGCGGAAAGCATACGGAGCTTACGATTGGGGAAGGAAGTAACCAAGGCAGCCCTGGGACCACATTACTGTGGAACAATTTTGTAATAAGAGTCTTCAGGAGGGTTAGAAATGTAATCCCATTATGAAAGCGATATTTTAAGTAGGGGTCAAATTACTGTCTAGTACGGAATATACTCGGGATGTAGTTGTTAAGTGTGGGTATAACGGGaatgcggaaatgtaactttatagTCCTATAAAGGGAGGTGAACCGTCCCCCTTGAAACGGTCACTATTCATTAATAGGATAGCTACTGTTACACTTGCTTAAGCTGTAATTGCCTTCGTATATATACTGTTACACCTAACTGTCATTTGGTCGAGCCCCAACACATggccggagagagagagagtgagggagCGAGAGTTTGGGCTAACTGTTGATGGCAAAGAGCTAGGAGTATATTTGCATAGCCGTGCGTGCTGATGCTGTGCTgttgggaggaggaagagggggcTATGTGGCTTTGTGTTTACTGTTTAGAGAAAAAAGTCTCAGCTGAACAGTACGCTTGACAGTTTGACACGGCAAGGAAGGATGTGACTGAAAGCTCCATGGACGCAACGCAACGAATAGCGCGTGCATGAACGTCCAGCTGATCATCAACCTGTCAAATTAACCATGACCGTTGATCACGGCAGCGTCCGTCGCTTGCGGGTCAAATAGTTCATTAAGACCGTGTTGATGATGACAGCAACGGTGACTGGTGTGCCGTCGTAATCGACAGTGCTCGGTTTTGGCAGCTCGTTGCTTCGGGTCCAGGGAGTCGCGCATGGCGTGAAGAACCCGGTGACCGGGTCGTCGATCAAGTAGGATGGTGATGTCGCGTCGGGGCGTAGGCCGGAAAGGACGACAGAGGCCGCCCGTCGGCACTCGGCAGCAGCATCTCCGAAGGCTACAAAGTTTCCCACACTGCTGATCGATGCagacacgcacgcacactcgcTCTGTTTTCGGGATAGCTGCTCCTTTGCGCAGTGCGATCGGCACTACAGAGACAGACTTCTCAACGCGGCCACTCCCGTCACATCTCTGTAAAACTCTCTATGGTCGGATACAATACTAGAGCTTCCTTTATCAGACAAAAAATATATGGTCGGATACAATTCAATACAAATACAATCCGATGGTCTGAAATTTTCTGGGCAAGCGGCGGTCGCTGTGCCGTTCTTTTTCAGCGGCTGGCGCACACCGGCCGGCGAGAGGTCTCGGCGGATATGTGCGGCGGCGAGGTGACTCGCCAAGAACATGTGCCGGGCAATTCTAGTCTCCGTCGAGTCAGCTTTGAGCAAGCTGGATGACCTCGACTACTCAGGCAGCGCCTGCACCAGTTTTTCCAATGAAGATTCCAACTGCCTTCATAGCTCGGTCCATCCACGCACGGAAGTCAAGCACGGGGCGAGGCCTCCATCCCAATCCCAAGCAATGAAATACGCTGCTGATGTGCAGCCTCCCTCAATATAACCATCGCATTAATTTGGTCCAGCCACTGCCAAACAAAGGTGGGCATGGAAGTTTGGAACACAGTTGTAAAGTACAGTAATAATCAGTTCACCACGCCTACGTACGAGTGTAGTTCAGAGTTTACCATGCTCACCTTTAGATGAATGGCGACCATCACCTCACGCCTGAATCCTCGTCTCCAGCAATCAACTCACAACTGGTCCTTGTCATCGTACTTGAGCCGCTGAAAGATCATTCCATCATGCATGGTCGTCCGGAAGAGTGGTGAGAATGAAGATCGTTAGTCAAAGCTCAGAACTGACCATAGGAAATCACAGTAAAAATAATAATGTCCTCCTGAGGCGACCGAGAACGTAAAAGGACAATGGCAATGCAGCAAAAAGCCACAAAAATTGCTCAACAACTCCCGTAGAACAAAAAAGCTGAGGCATGTCATCTGGACAAAGGAAGATAGGGCGTGATTGGCTGCTCCGGGCATGGGGAGCCGGGATGGAGGACCGGCCCAGGCTCACGGGAGGTAGGCTGAAACCGTGCACCCAGCTGTGTTCGGTTGTCTTTGTTGTTGGTCCACTATGAGATGGGATCGTGTTTGGTTACATATATGGATGAGAGTTTTGGGTGTATGTCACATGAGCCCTGCACGCTCACCTGCACCGTGCCATCCTGGCTCGTGAAGGAAGGTCTTTTTTGGGCGGATAGAGGGATGCGGGATGGAAGGGGTGGAGTGAACGAGGGGGTGCGGGCATATGGTGCGGGGAGGGGAACCAATCACGTTCAAGTGTACGAAATGGTGCCGGATGGTCCTCCGGACGCTCCTGTCCCACCTACCAATCACGCCCATAGCAAATGGCACCAGCATATTTCTAGTTGAGAGTACTTTCATAATTCCTGATGCACGGCAAACCAACATACTTGAAAAAATATAAAGCATTAGTGATGTGTCCGTGCGAATGTGGTGGGAGAGCTCCACCGTACCGCCTCCAGAGCAGTTTAACTTCTGAACAAGTATGCTTTAGGATCACACACATATTTCTAGTCCTGACATAATTGAGACCATTCAAAAAGAGAGAGACCcatcatatatataatttaacaATTGAAAGCCTGCCTTGCTTTATTCCTTCCGATCCACATTAGAAATTTGAACATTGCTGAAAACTATGAAGCATATGTGACAGTTCCTGTACCCTCAGGAAATGGGCTTAAGGCGATCAGGCACCAAAAGGCATGGCTTAAGGTGATCAGGCACCAAAAGATCAAATGCTCAACAGTTGGAAGCA
This sequence is a window from Setaria italica strain Yugu1 chromosome III, Setaria_italica_v2.0, whole genome shotgun sequence. Protein-coding genes within it:
- the LOC101757139 gene encoding G-type lectin S-receptor-like serine/threonine-protein kinase At2g19130, yielding MPPLYVVALAGLILFSSLHTAAPCSNATAIGDTLAAGKALAIGDKLVSRNGKFALGFFQLRHSVAGNAVSSPGWYLGIWFNKIPVCTTVWVANRDKPIAESDLNTTQLRISGDGNLIIFALNKNTSTESRLWFTEVANSTDTSISAVLNNTGNFALVQKTPSSGEPLWQSFDYPTDVGLPTAKIGRNKVTGFNWSFVSKKSLIDPGFGSYSIELSIDGAQRLASRSSPSVVYWSWTSGGLALDGLMDSDPRTKGLKPTYQDNDEEVYFSYTITNESASVFVPIDISGQLKLNVWSQAKETWETVYAQPSDFCIAPAVCGPFTVCNGNSRPLFCDCMETFSQKSPLDWELGDRRGGCSRNTPLHCITSNKSQTSSSDVFHPIPKVTLPGNPRSIEDATTQSNCEEACLNDCSCTAYSYDNSKCSVWHGELLNVNMDDGIGIFSQDVLYLRLAATDFQSLSKNNKRKPRVIIAASIVSFGLLMLMLLLLVWRNRFKRFNASLHDIPGSGGIIAFRYTDLVHATKNFSERLGGGGFGSVFKGVLSESTTIAVKRLDGARQGEKQFRAEVSSIGLIQHINLVKLIGFCCEGDKRLLVYEHMPNGSLDAHLFKSDAIILNWSTRYQIAIGVARGLCYLHQSCRECIIHCDIKPENILLDASFAPKIADFGMAAFVGREFSRVLTTFRGTVGYLAPEWLSGVAITPKVDVYSFGMVLLEIISEKRNALEVNSKSSYDAAYFPVQAISKLHEGDLQSLVDPQLHGDFDLEEAERVCKVAFWCIQDNECDRPTMGEVVRALEGLQELNMPPMPRLLAAITECSDSV